One Asterias rubens chromosome 8, eAstRub1.3, whole genome shotgun sequence genomic window, tacaagaaaaacaattcgAGTACAATCATGGCATGGAAAAACAAGTCATTATTACTAGTCGAGCTCTTTaaggttttaataataaaaaagtgtcaaaaaaaaaacaattgttttttttatttagtgagTTCTCATAGATTTTAGTAATTATTTAAGAGGAATTATGATTAATTTTTCGAGACTACGGACTTTACGAGAGGATTCGGTGATTCTGTGCGATCGTACGATCCTAGTTTTCTACTTTGAGGTCTGCGTCACTTGACTAGTTTTTTGCACGCCCATGCTGACGTTTACGAAATAAAAACGagcaaattaaattaaatagatCGTAAACAAATACAACCGGAACATGTGTTAAGCACAAACTTGAGCTGAAGACTAACATATACAATAATATGGTACTGTTAATTTTACAACTTACTATagatgttaatttaaaaaaaaagtttctgaAAATAGAGGTTTTCTCgatcaaattcggcaaatgagcagtcagtTTCATTTTCgagcgttcgaattaaagctgttttgcctctacaattgttactgcgtttcaaattcagaattcggccttTCGAATTCGTTCTGAATCGAGTCAAATCCCTTTAgtactctgttcaatttagcgtagcgtcattctttttcgtgacacacacgcctcaagaagcgtctgcaaatttgaatgctgctttgatgaattgttaaattgaatgattattttgttaaatcgaatgaagcaacattacatttgactaatcaaaaacgaaatcgaatgacccatTTTTattagcattcgatttcgtgcgaaaaggaatagcttggtggttaattTGGCTGCCTATTTgtcgaaattgaccgagaaaacctatatatgCAAAGAAGTAAATACGGCCTATTGTCCAAGAGATAAGTTGGGAGccacacaaaaatacaacatGAGGAATGAGTAAGAACATACTAAACGTGACAGCGAAAACTAAAACTCTTAAAAAGTATTAATAATCATGGAAATAACAGTGTAATGAACCGTCATCAatgcgtttggtaattaccctaAAGTTTGGTGGCTATATAGCCTCCGTTAACAGGGAACGCCTTAGGCTTTGTACGGTCCATTAACAGCGACCAACCACAAACCCACCCGGTCGTTATACATCGCTGTATAGTAAGGCTCCTCACACTGCCTGTGACTATAATtaatttttgctgaaattaattaattagcAGATGCTAtgtggataaagaatatcctTACTTTTGGTTGTTACCTTCATACCGATGTATTTGATTCAGAATAGCGCGACGTTTGAATTGTCGGCGTATTGCCGAAACTGAGCGGGGAAAAACCCctgttataataaaaaaaaatatatataatattaaaaattaacttttacGTGTGATCATTCATCATTAATTATGGATGAGACCATCCTCCtacttcttcttttgtttgatATTCGGAACAAGGTGAACATTGAATGTAATTAAATTGATAAGTTAGTTTCTTCAAGCCACTtgaagtacccaaatcctttaaggggTCCATATCTTAAAGACTctacaaggtttgaagataatgatagtggaaagcttcccttcaaatattacttactaaggtgctgtagtttttgagaaatgtaatgaagatacgtttgtaaatgcttaaaataatgttggtctcatgagacgaaaattattttcatgacattgttttactcataaccccaaaactacagcacgtaatattttcagggaagctttctactatcattatcttcaaactgtgtaagttttaagtaaatatgtggacattgtgttttttgtccttcaaACAGTATATACACCCTTTAAGGGACAGTTTAACAAAAGGGTACACCAAATAATTGTGTTCCCACGAATTATTTATTCGGTCCCTCGAAATCTTAGATAGATCGAAATAACATTCCAGTTCTGTGTTTACAATTGTAAATTTTAGTATTGTTATACTTTTGTGGCAGTGTCATAGCCGAGCGGTTGAGAGCACCGGGTTCAAGCACTGGTTTTTGATCAGCGGgtcgtgggttcggatcccggtcgtgacacttgctacataacattggggaggtagtactttctgctctaccggccaggcttcgaattgatgatacccaagcctacattcatatggactgtgaaaggggtaaccctgtttcccTAGGAGTAGgttggcaatggcctctggaaaatataattgtagcccacaccttgaagtggccttgtgtgtcaggcgacttgcataaaaaaaaaaaaaaaaaaaaaaaaaaaaatacctgtcCGTTTAGGGTATATTTATGAGTCTCTGCTAAATGTACAAACCACTTGAGTAATTGGGTACaaattttaaccatcatttatAGGTATCTACGGATGGCATTAACCTCATAACGTTTTGTTTAACCGGCAAAACTTATTAAGGTTTTAATAAGCGCACACTTGTCACTGCTGTGGTATCACTGTCATTTAATTTAGTTATTGATTTATAATGGTTTTTCCTTTGTAAGTTTAACAATGGAGAGCGAAATTGCCTCTGCGATTAACAAACCAACGCTTATTTATGCACAGTTTTAATAAGAGACCgtcattaaatataaataaagggTTCAAAACCGACTGGGCAGAAATATGCAAATAATGATTAGTGATTATTGCCCATGGGGTATACGAATTCAAGAACAACATGAAAATTCatctaataattattatgtgcGGTTTTTTTTACGGCTAGGGTattttactaaaataataagCTTCAACCATTATTTCAGGCATTTAATTGCATGTTTCGCAATAGCTGCTTATCTGCTGCTTATCGTTATAGAATATCTCGCTTACCAGAATTGGGTAAccggccaaaataccatgtacatgtagtgtacatctcttgcaacttgtaaacatgtttttaagaGGAACGCTAGGGTAAAGCTCAGTTTTTGCTTTGTCCTCATTCTCAAATAGAGAGAGTTGCCATataagttttaaacaaaatgtaagtATGTAAATATCTCGCATCACGTTTAAACGATGTACAATGCAACTGAGTTCGTTATAATTTCCCcataaagaaaacattttgaaaacaatctGCTTTTTACGGCTTCAAGACAATGGGCCGCCGATAAGATTTGAGAGGGAGAGGGCCGACAGAGCTGTCTTAGAAATAATGCTTTAAGCATTACTTTCAAATAATGAAATCAATGTCATAACTTGAGAAAGCCATTATTGCAACATAAATTTATATTCATCTATATTTAAGAtcattattaccctgatcactgggctatttcattccttaaaccatttcagctccctggggagtatacagcctgcgcCTCTAAAGACGTAGCGCACAATATAAGCTAAACCAATCGATataagcaattatagtgaagtgtttTGCTCGAGGACACTTTAtagtcatgaccgggattcgagccCAGCACCGGAGCTTGAGTTCAATGCACTTATCCGCTCGGTCACTATTGCACCCCCACAGAGGGTATACCGTCCCACACTGGATGAGCATAGcctaaaattaatgaaaaactAAAAGCAGCCCTTAATtcttagttaaaggcagtggacactattggtaattgtcaaagactagccttcacagttggtgtatctcaacatgtgcataaaataacaaacctgtgaaaatttgagctcaatcggtcatcgaacttgcgagataataatacaagaaaaataacccttgtcacacgaagttgtgtgcgttaagatggttgatttcgagacctcaagttctaaatctgaggtctcgaaatcaatttcgtgaaaattacttctttctcgaaaactatggcacttcagagggagccgtttctcacgatgttttataccatcaacctctccccattactcgtcaccaagaaaggttttatgccaataattattttgagttaataccaatagtgtccactgcctttaagaatgaaaAGTTATGAGTTATTTTCCGGATGATGTTTGTCTTCATACccatttatgtacatgttttttttttatgtaagtcAGTGTTGTGATATAGtctgttggtgtgtttgtttgtttgtttgttctttttgtttgtctgtccgtAGGTACGGGAATAAAAGCCTTGCTTCACCCTATGCCTAAACGTTGTCCTGTTTGTGATTATTTACTCAACTTCGGTGTAAATTGTCACTGTCTTGACCATATCTGTGGTTTGCCATTATTATTCATTATCATGTATATTTACTTTGatgatgtacacaaatgtaaatttatggcaacattgaaataaatgtattgtgaaatgaattaaaataaaacaataaatgaaaGGTACACCTTCACAATCCACACCAATAAACCAACATTGCGTGACATCAAAGTAGACGGAAGTGTAAAGCAGTAGCCTTACCCATAGCAACGTGTTTGCACAACATATAACCACAATATTAATTGCATTTAACTAATGGGATGGCTCACCAGTTGCTTTTAAGCCCCTTATGCAATCCAAGGGCAGTAGAGTAGTGCATTTTTTTTGTGGAGAAAagagtaatttaaaaaaaaagtaagggTGAAGCCTTTATTAGTTTTGACCTTAGTAAAGTCGTCCCAAAGCCCATTAAACGAAGGGTAAACATTTCGTAATTATTTCTAAATCTTATCACCATGGAAATATGCTTGGTATGaaacacttaaagacagtggacactactggtcattgtcaaagaccagtcctctcactttgtgtatctcaatacatgcataaaataacaaacccgcctgtgaacatttgttatgttgtgcatatgttgagatacaccaagtgagaagactggtctttgacaattaccaaaagtgtccaatgtatTTAATGGAACTAAACCAGATAACGCTTTTACCATGCAGCAGAATCAGCTTGGGGTGAGTCTTTGAACTTTACAGTCACCATTAACCTCGAAGCCCCTGTTATAACCGcaagtttttttccttcttttctaTAGGGACTGGGTGTACTACACATAAAGCACACATCACTGTTTTGGTTTATAAATTTATATGGATTCAGTGAACCTTTCAGAGTTTATGTACGCCTATACCATGCTAGAAAAGTTTGAGAACAGCCAGTTCTACACGCAATTACTTTATAAGCAGTAGGCTTACAGTCGAGGACTGTGCGGCCATGCATTGTTGTGAATGTTATTGGCATTATACTATAGCGTCCacaggttaaaggaacacgttgccttggatcggacgagttggtctataaaaagcgtttgaaaccgtttgttatgaaatgcatatggttagaaagatgttttaaaagtagaatataatgatccacacgagtATCACTAAAAACTgtacggttttctttttacgtcgcgaactaacacggtcggccatttatggaagtcaaaatgtttgactcccataaatggccgaccgtgttataggacgaggtaaaaagaaaaccacgcaatttcgaggcatatttgtgtagatcattgtattctacttttacaacatctttccaaccatatgcattttataacgaacggttacaaaacgcgtttcaaagaccaactcgaccgatccaaggcaacgtgttcctttaattattgCATTTTATTAACGCATTTATAACTTGCTGGGGAGCAATTCCACTCGACACACAATTAATATGATTCCATTCAactaaaaaacacaagtttgccCCCGAAAAAGAccgaaaaaataaataagtagataaaaaataaaacaaacaaatcacaggcatattactgggCTTGTTTTCACtgcttttttgtttatttcgtTGCTTTAGTCTTTTTTGATTCTCTTTTTATTTAGGTTGGGATGGTCTGCAGTTGTGCTGACTGTAAGTGGTGTACTTATAAGTCAGATCGTGACTCTCATCCTTCACTTTTACACCTACCCAATGACGAGCACAATTTCTATTAACTACGTGGAAACTATGACATTTCCAGCGGTGACCTTATGCAACTTCAACCAGTTCAAGAAATCCAAGTTCAATCAAATGGATCTGGATTTTATGAAAAAGTTATACGGACCTCTTGGGCGAGACGTCGACTCCAACGATTTCGATTCTATATCGATAAATGAGTCCGCGTTCGAAGATGACGATGATGTTATAACATGGCTTTTGTCGGCATCACACACCCTGGAAGATATGCTAATTGATTGTAAATGGAGATCGTCTCATAATTGCACAGCTAAAAACTTCACACGTCGATTCACAGACCATGGGGTCTGTTTTACGTTCAACGAGCCCGCCAATAAAGCTGAGCCGTTAAGTGTGCGGAACGCTGGAAGTCGAGACGGGCTGTATATGCGGCTGTACGCAGAGCATGACGAGTACACTTTCGGGGAGAGCACCGCGGCTGGATTCAGGGTGGGTTCACATTTTGCCAAGATTCTCATCAAATCCCTCTGTTTTGTATACTATTGGTCAAACATTTGCTCAAGAAACCTGACTGAGATAACAACTATCCGCTTCATACAGTGCTTGCCAGCTAGCTGATTCTATGCGAGTGCCATAATTATGccaagtaataataacaattcacaCCTTTTTTAATGCAGAATTACAAtgatgtctcaaagcgcttttggAAAGTAAAAAAGTCAAAACCAGGAACAAATTAcagaaaatacagaaagaacTTTAAAATGCTGCGTCAAACCGATATACCCATCCTCATTTATCCCAAATGCAATATGAAATCACAGTTTTACTTtcaaattttaataatattattgtcatcCAGTCTCCATGTATTTTCTAGCGTAAATGCCTATCCCCTGTTATTAATTTAATGGTTTTCATGTAAATATATGTATAGCCCTAGaactgtttttaatgttttaatgtgTTAACTGTACGCGAGCATTTAAATTACCTTTTTGCGGATCTAATAAAGATTGATTGAATTCAACTGAATTGAATCCAGTTAATAATTCAGTCATTCTCAACCGAAGAATGACATCGGCATTTTGTTCACAGTCGTTCTTTAACTTTAGCAGTACACTTGTATTTCATTACGTAAGTGCGCAGCAGTAGCCCTAACCATAGCAGGGTGTTTGTAGGGTAATTATAAccacaatttattgatttaacTAATGGGACGGCTCACCAGTTGCTTTTAAGCCCTACGCAATCCAAGGGAATTAAAGTTATGTTAATTTGTGTAAAAGGAGTGGCtttaagtgaaaaaaaaaaagaactagaCGTGGCCTCTATTTGTTTACAGAGTCTTCTTCAAAGCCCaagggagagggggggggggggagctatACATTTGTCAAATACTTCTAAGATCAATAACCATGGAAGCAAACCTGAGAAGAAGCACTTCAGCTGttgatttcatttttgagaaacgaaTCCATTGTGATTTAGGTTTTGGGACTTGatctttatttataattatcttGCAGGTTTTGCTGCATCCGCAAGGTGTGTTACCGCTTGTACAGGAATTGGGCTTCTCTCTATCGCCTGGTTTTGAATCATCAGTGGCCGTCAGACAGAATAAAGTAATTTTAATTATAGATCTTTTAATTGTCAATTAAAATGATTCAAACACTTATTTAAACACTTATCGAAAGACGTATTATTGTTTTGCCATTtatttattgtgaaacatttgttaaaggcactggacactattggtgattactcaaaataattgctagcataaaaactgacttggtaatgagcaatggagagctgttggatattataaaacattgtgagaaatggctccccctcttttttttttgctcagtgATTATAAAGTTCCTAAGTATACCAATCACCTGGATcgatatttccatctgaaagctcactgattataaagttcagAAGTATACCAATCCCCTGGATcgatatttccatctgaaagctcactgactATAAAGTTTATACCAGTACCAATACTCCAGAGAAAACGTTTCCATCTGAACCTCACTGATAATTGTAAAGTACACACCACAAGCAATCCGCTAGAGGAAAAAGAAATCCCTCTGAAGAAAGTTCAATGATTATAAGTTCATACCAATACCGATcctcaagagaagtatttctatctgaaagctcactgattataaagttccCACACGCATCCTCCTTTTAATCTTTATTCCCTAAAGATCAAAACTCTGAAAGAGCCATTCAAATCCAATTGCACCGAGTCCAGACTAGGACATTCTGAAGTATACACAGTGCCAACTTGTCGATTCGAGTGCAAGGTGAAATTTGCTGTGGAGCGATGCGGTTGCCGTGACTACAGATGGCCAGGTAACCAAATC contains:
- the LOC117293751 gene encoding acid-sensing ion channel 3-like; the protein is MDVWRENVSNAMPLEDKRPIVTPTQDYPVRTTFIDMGRSDVKEKRRCRFSEGLQGDFNDDRTFADRFREFGRNTTFHGLGYVTNNKYNYMRRLGWSAVVLTVSGVLISQIVTLILHFYTYPMTSTISINYVETMTFPAVTLCNFNQFKKSKFNQMDLDFMKKLYGPLGRDVDSNDFDSISINESAFEDDDDVITWLLSASHTLEDMLIDCKWRSSHNCTAKNFTRRFTDHGVCFTFNEPANKAEPLSVRNAGSRDGLYMRLYAEHDEYTFGESTAAGFRVLLHPQGVLPLVQELGFSLSPGFESSVAVRQNKIKTLKEPFKSNCTESRLGHSEVYTVPTCRFECKVKFAVERCGCRDYRWPGNEPICDPEKQIRCIYPKEEEFQNTDVECDCPDSCSLTTYESRISMGYWPADHISNFHSTRENISVSNIRKNYLDVYIFFEELMYIQIEQTEAFSSSSLQSNIGGYMGLFCGMSIITVIEWLDFLSVTLIRKFRHKKD